The proteins below are encoded in one region of Micromonospora sp. DSM 45708:
- a CDS encoding LacI family DNA-binding transcriptional regulator, protein MNIGEIARRAGVSRSTVSYVLSGKRPVSAATRQRIQAVIDELDYRPNASARALKEGRTRTLGLVIPPASRRLTDMQLGFVASVVEAAARADLDVLLSPSGGDHDRSFERIVTGRRVDGVVLMEIRLTDERVTRLEQTGLPFVTIGRTAQPAGTSWVDVDYGGLIASCVHHLADLGHRHVALVNRSAELVAAGYGPGCRALTGFAAAVAERGLTGVDVCCGDDVAAGEACVEELLATRPEVTAVATVNEAALPGMQRALESAGLVVPRDFSLTGVAARHWAENLRPPLTAADVPIVDMGAEAVSLLLERIATPGTAPRHRLYRPPISLRASTGPAPAHRAAP, encoded by the coding sequence ATGAACATCGGTGAGATCGCCCGGCGGGCCGGGGTGTCCCGCAGCACGGTGTCGTACGTGTTGAGCGGCAAGCGGCCGGTCTCGGCGGCCACCCGGCAGCGGATCCAGGCCGTCATCGACGAGCTGGACTACCGCCCCAACGCCAGCGCGCGCGCCCTCAAGGAGGGCCGGACCCGCACCCTCGGCCTGGTCATCCCGCCCGCGAGCCGACGCCTCACCGACATGCAGCTCGGCTTCGTCGCCAGCGTGGTCGAGGCCGCCGCGCGGGCCGACCTCGACGTGCTGCTGTCGCCGTCCGGCGGTGACCACGACCGGTCGTTCGAACGGATCGTGACCGGCCGCCGCGTCGACGGGGTCGTGCTGATGGAGATCCGGCTCACCGACGAGCGGGTGACCCGGCTGGAGCAGACCGGCCTGCCGTTCGTGACCATCGGCCGCACCGCCCAACCGGCCGGGACGAGCTGGGTGGACGTGGACTACGGCGGCCTCATCGCCAGTTGCGTGCACCACCTGGCGGACCTGGGGCACCGGCACGTCGCCCTGGTGAACCGCTCGGCGGAACTCGTCGCCGCCGGCTACGGCCCCGGCTGCCGGGCGCTGACCGGCTTCGCCGCGGCGGTCGCGGAACGCGGCCTGACCGGCGTCGACGTCTGCTGCGGCGACGACGTCGCCGCCGGTGAGGCGTGCGTCGAGGAGCTGCTGGCCACCCGTCCCGAGGTCACGGCCGTGGCCACCGTCAACGAGGCGGCCCTGCCCGGCATGCAACGGGCGCTGGAGTCCGCCGGGCTCGTGGTGCCGCGCGACTTCTCCCTCACCGGGGTCGCCGCGCGACACTGGGCGGAGAACCTCCGTCCGCCGCTGACCGCGGCGGACGTGCCGATCGTCGACATGGGCGCCGAGGCGGTGTCGCTCCTGCTGGAGCGGATCGCCACGCCCGGCACCGCACCGCGGCACCGGCTCTACCGCCCGCCGATCTCGCTGCGCGCCAGCACCGGCCCGGCGCCGGCGCACCGGGCCGCGCCCTGA